The following are from one region of the Acanthopagrus latus isolate v.2019 chromosome 2, fAcaLat1.1, whole genome shotgun sequence genome:
- the lrrc51 gene encoding leucine rich repeat containing 51 isoform X2, with translation MYGAPVDLSFKQISSLAGAWTEEPRTSLRPLKRNSEMKYQSRSLRLSNNNITELHDLLKPVRHFLAEPSLLAWLDLSFNKISHIDQVLCELRELRVLYLHGNSIFILSEVDRLGVLPHLHTVTLHGNVIETNNAYRSRVISALPQLKTMDFSAVTSQERVMAKIWHHSNNRGRSSKKTPQ, from the exons GTGCATGGACAGAGGAGCCACGCACCAGTCTGCGGCCTTTGAAGAGAAATTCAGAGATGAAATACCAAAGTCGCTCCCTGCGTCTcagtaacaacaacatcactgaGCTTCATGACCTCCTGAAGCCTGTTAGACACTTCCTTGCTGAGCCATCTCTGCTTGCCTGGCTGGATCTCTCCTTCAACAAAATCTCACACATAGATCAA GTTTTGTGCGAGCTGCGTGAGCTGCGTGTGTTGTATCTTCACGGCAACAGCATTTTTATTCTATCAGAGGTGGACAGGCTGGGAGTGCTGCCCCATCTGCACACCGTCACTCTGCATGGGAATGTCATAGAAACCAACAACGCTTACAG GAGTCGCGTGATATCTGCTCTACCTCAGTTAAAGACAATGGATTTCAGCGCTGTGACAAGCCAAGAGCGAGTCATGGCGAAGATTTGGCATCACAGCAACAACCGCGGTAGAAGCAGCAAGAAGACTCCCCAGTGA